A window of Poecilia reticulata strain Guanapo linkage group LG7, Guppy_female_1.0+MT, whole genome shotgun sequence genomic DNA:
NNNNNNNNNNNNNNNNNNNNNNNNNNNNNNNNNNNNNNNNNNNNNNNNNNNNNNNNNNNNNNNNNNNNNNNNNNNNNNNNNNNNNNNNNNNNNNNNNNNNNNNNNNNNNNNNNNNNNNNNNNNNNNNNNNNNNNNNNNNNNNNNNNNNNNNNNNNNNNNNNNNNNNNNNNNNNNNNNNNNNNNNNNNNNNNNNNNNNNNNNNNNNNNNNNNNNNNNNNNNNNNNNNNNNNNNNNNNNNNNNNNNNNNNNNNNNNNNNNNNNNNNNNNNNNNNNNNNNNNNNNNNNNNNNNNNNNNNNNNNNNNNNNNNNNNNNNNNNNNNNNNNNNNNNNNNNNNNNNNNNNNNNNNNNNNNNNNNNNNNNNNNNNNNNNNNNNNNNNNNNNNNNNNNNNNNNNNNNNNNNNNNNNNNNNNNNNNNNNNNNNNNNNNNNNNNNNNNNNNNNNNNNNNNNNNNNNNNNNNNNNNNNNNNNNNNNNNNNNNNNNNNNNNNNNNNNNNNNNNNNNNNNNNNNNNNNNNNNNNNNNNNNNNNNNNNNNNNNNNNNNNNNNNNNNNNNNNNNNNNNNNNNNNNNNNNNNNNNNNNNNNNNNNNNNNNNNNNNNNNNNNNNNNNNNNNNNNNNNNNNNNNNNNNNNNNNNNNNNNNNNNNNNNNNNNNNNNNNNNNNNNNNNNNNNNNNNNNNNNNNNNNNNNNNNNNNNNNNNNNNNNNNNNNNNNNNNNNNNNNNNNNNNNNNNNNNNNNNNNNNNNNNNNNNNNNNNNNNNNNNNNNNNNNNNNNNNNNNNNNNNNNNNNNNNNNNNNNNNNNNNNNNNNNNNNNNNNNNNNNNNNNNNNNNNNNNNNNNNNNNNNNNNNNNNNNNNNNNNNNNNNNNNNNNNNNNNNNNNNNNNNNNNNNNNNNNNNNNNNNNNNNNNNNNNNNNNNNNNNNNNNNNNNNNNNNNNNNNNNNNNNNNNNNNNNNNNNNNNNNNNNNNNNNNNNNNNNNNNNNNNNNNNNNNNNNNNNNNNNNNNNNNNNNNNNNNNNNNNNNNNNNNNNNNNNNNNNNNNNNNNNNNNNNNNNNNNNNNNNNNNNNNNNNNNNNNNNNNNNNNNNNNNNNNNNNNNNNNNNNNNNNNNNNNNNNNNNNNNNNNNNNNNNNNNNNNNNNNNNNNNNNNNNNNNNNNNNNNNNNNNNNNNNNNNNNNNNNNNNNNNNNNNNNNNNNNNNNNNNNNNNNNNNNNNNNNNNNNNNNNNNNNNNNNNNNNNNNNNNNNNNNNNNNNNNNNNNNNNNNNNNNNNNNNNNNNNNNNNNNNNNNNNNNNNNNNNNNNNNNNNNNNNNNNNNNNNNNNNNNNNNNNNNNNNNNNNNNNNNNNNNNNNNNNNNNNNNNNNNNNNNNNNNNNNNNNNNNNNNNNNNNNNNNNNNNNNNNNNNNNNNNNNNNNNNNNNNNNNNNNNNNNNNNNNNNNNNNNNNNNNNNNNNNNNNNNNNNNNNNNNNNNNNNNNNNNNNNNNNNNNNNNNNNNNNNNNNNNNNNNNNNNNNNNNNNNNNNNNNNNNNNNNNNNNNNNNNNNNNNNNNNNNNNNNNNNNNNNNNNNNNNNNNNNNNNNNNNNNNNNNNNNNNNNNNNNNNNNNNNNNNNNNNNNNNNNNNNNNNNNNNNNNNNNNNNNNNNNNNNNNNNNNNNNNNNNNNNNNNNNNNNNNNNNNNNNNNNNNNNNNNNNNNNNNNNNNNNNNNNNNNNNNNNNNNNNNNNNNNNNNNNNNNNNNNNNNNNNNNNNNNNNNNNNNNNNNNNNNNNNNNNNNNNNNNNNNNNNNNNNNNNNNNNNNNNNNNNNNNNNNNNNNNNNNNNNNNNNNNNNNNNNNNNNNNNNNNNNNNNNNNNNNNNNNNNNNNNNNNNNNNNNNNNNNNNNNNNNNNNNNNNNNNNNNNNNNNNNNNNNNNNNNNNNNNNNNNNNNNNNNNNNNNNNNNNNNNNNNNNNNNNNNNNNNNNNNNNNNNNNNNNNNNNNNNNNNNNNNNNNNNNNNNNNNNNNNNNNNNNNNNNNNNNNNNNNNNNNNNNNNNNNNNNNNNNNNNNNNNNNNNNNNNNNNNNNNNNNNNNNNNNNNNNNNNNNNNNNNNNNNNNNNNNNNNNNNNNNNNNNNNNNNNNNNNNNNNNNNNNNNNNNNNNNNNNNNNNNNNNNNNNNNNNNNNNNNNNNNNNNNNNNNNNNNNNNNNNNNNNNNNNNNNNNNNNNNNNNNNNNNNNNNNNNNNNNNNNNNNNNNNNNNNNNNNNNNNNNNNNNNNNNNNNNNNNNNNNNNNNNNNNNNNNNNNNNNNNNNNNNNNNNNNNNNNNNNNNNNNNNNNNNNNNNNNNNNNNNNNNNNNNNNNNNNNNNNNNNNNNNNNNNNNNNNNNNNNNNNNNNNNNNNNNNNNNNNNNNNNNNNNNNNNNNNNNNNNNNNNNNNNNNNNNNNNNNNNNNNNNNNNNNNNNNNNNNNNNNNNNNNNNNNNNNNNNNNNNNNNNNNNNNNNNNNNNNNNNNNNNNNNNNNNNNNNNNNNNNNNNNNNNNNNNNNNNNNNNNNNNNNNNNNNNNNNNNNNNNNNNNNNNNNNNNNNNNNNNNNNNNNNNNNNNNNNNNNNNNNNNNNNNNNNNNNNNNNNNNNNNNNNNNNNNNNNNNNNNNNNNNNNNNNNNNNNNNNNNNNNNNNNNNNNNNNNNNNNNNNNNNNNNNNNNNNNNNNNNNNNNNNNNNNNNNNNNNNNNNNNNNNNNNNNNNNNNNNNNNNNNNNNNNNNNNNNNNNNNNNNNNNNNNNNNNNNNNNNNNNNNNNNNNNNNNNNNNNNNNNNNNNNNNNNNNNNNNNNNNNNNNNNNNNNNNNNNNNNNNNNNNNNNNNNNNNNNNNNNNNNNNNNNNNNNNNNNNNNNNNNNNNNNNNNNNNNNNNNNNNNNNNNNNNNNNNNNNNNNNNNNNNNNNNNNNNNNNNNNNNNNNNNNNNNNNNNNNNNNNNNNNNNNNNNNNNNNNNNNNNNNNNNNNNNNNNNNNNNNNNNNNNNNNNNNNNNNNNNNNNNNNNNNNNNNNNNNNNNNNNNNNNNNNNNNNNNNNNNNNNNNNNNNNNNNNNNNNNNNNNNNNNNNNNNNNTTGTCTTAGCATAAGAACCTTGAGTAAAGctatgacaaaatatatattttaatcctatgcaacaataaaaataaactagttTTAGGTATATCACttcaaaaagtcccctttcaaaaacaagaaaataagatacaaaaatagggtataattttcttaaaataagaaaaattatctgccaacagaacaagaaaatctatcttgtcaagattttccaaatatcttaaaatttgtgtatttgtacttaaaacaagccaattttactaatACAAATTGAatatatgagatttattttcttaatacatagaacatttttcttgaaataaGAAAGTTTTATGCTGATTTCAAGAAATTCagtgtcaagtaacattttcttacttgagataatttttctttaaataagataatatatcttactcgtataagtaaaattggcttgttttaagtaaaaatacactaattttaagatatttgtaggtttatcttggttagatattttttcttgttttagaaaatcttgacaagataaattttcttgttctgttggcagataatctttcttattttaagaaaattataccctatttttgtactttttttcttgtttttgaaaggggactttttgcagtatACTGCTTAGAGCGACgctgttaaaaatgttgttaaagggttattAGAGacgccatgttgggatgacttcctggaggcagAGCTTCGGGAAGAGTAGGATCCTCTTATAGAGACAGAGGCCGAATTTCAACGTGTTAAATTTAAGTCGTATTTGATATAtagtattttttataacaactgaaggtaacatagctacttgattgtgTCATATCTTTATATGTGGCTGgaactatgtggctggaaaatgaTACTGGCCTTTAAATATTGAAAGTTAACCTCTATCTAGTATTACTTGTTGATCTATcaaaaaaattccaataaaagGTTTGTGACTGAAACatgaaagatgtgaaaatgttccagTGTTGGCAGTCATCATGACGTCAGTCTGATCTCTAAGTACTGACCATCCAATGTAGCACTGGCAGAGGTTTTCATGGGACGTGGCCTGCTTGATGAGGAGCTCCACTTGTGTTGGGACGTCCAGCGTGTCATCGTGAGAAAAGTCTCGCcctgaaaacataaattcaGCGTGAGTGGCTAGATGTGGAGATCGATGCTTCAGAGTCTTCAGGTAGTTTTGTTGCACAGCAGCGTGTTGAGGAAAAACCAAGCTGTGATCGTCCAGTTTGGGTCTGTTCYGAGTCCAGAACCCACCTGTGAGTTTGTCGCGTACTCGGTTGATAATCTGAATGGCTTTCTTGTTTAGAGCCTCTGGCTGCACAAGGCCATCTCcaactttaaaacacaaacatgccgGGATTAATACGCTGATCTAGAAAATTACAGACGGTTTGCAACACAATAACATTCATGTCTCCACATGAAACATAGAAACAGATGGACTCACTGAAGGAGTGTATGGATTCAGGCACCGTGGTCCCGGGTTTCTTGTGCGTGGTCTCTCCCAGGTCTATGCCATCCAGTGCCTCTGCAGATGACAACATTCAAATATTTGGTTGTGTTTTCTGCTAAAGCGGAGTCATTCTCTCTGCAGTCTGCATGCTACTCACCCACTGACTGGCCAGCGGTGTACGAGTCGGTCCTGGTTCGGGAACGCTTGGTGCCTTTGGTGTTTGCTGTGCAACAGGCAGACAACCACAttattccacattttatttacacagaCAATTTTTcactaatgaaataaaaatgtgtctcaGTCTGTTAACTGCTGCACAGATTCTTCTGTCTGCATTATTTACTCCTCATGCAGACTGAYGCTGATGAGGCTCCGCTCTGCTCTCACAAATTAACTCTGGGATGTTTGTAATTTCTAAAGCTAAATCATTTATCTTTATGAAATTATATTAATGAATGCAAACTTGGCACCACAAGCCACAAgacgtttttattatttgcacaaaataataagTGATAATCTTCTTTCAATTCATCATGTCAGACCATCTGAGGGAAGAAAGTTTCTGCATGTGTGAAATATTTGTTAGAGCTAATTATTCTGTAAAGCACACTTTTTTCACTAAGACTCTTACCGAGTTGTTTTCCTGATTAATTTGTAGAAATCTACAGCTCTGGTCAGATGTTTATATACATGCCTTGTGGGTTTAACACTcatatttctgtctgaaatgtAATCTTCCATAAGTCTGTTGAGTCATGTTGATCCACATACTTCAAAACAGCAACATCtagtaaacaaataattcaattcagtttttaaataagcattttgttgcctaaaatgcaacaacagaaTTTGCTTAATCGTTTGTAGCAAAGGTTTTATGTGCAATGAAAAAATCGTCTAACAATACTTTTAAgttcagctctttctgcttgacttagcATGAAAACAGTGAGGCTAATCTGTTCATTTATTGGATTTATGATTaactgcattgatttttttcttttttttttNaattcaattcagtttttaaataagcattttgttgcctaaaatgcaacaacagaaTTTGCTTAATCGTTTGTAGCAAAGGTTTTATGTGCAATGAAAAAATCGTCTAACAATACTTTTAAgttcagctctttctgcttgacttagcATGAAAACAGTGAGGCTAATCTGTTCATTTATTGGATTTATGATTaactgcattgatttttttctttttttttttctacaaaatttgaaccaggtggagctaaaactgccactagAGGAGTTTTGGGTGTAACATGTTTACAGGTAAACtcttttttaacttaaatgtaaagtgaacatgttt
This region includes:
- the LOC103467092 gene encoding serine/threonine-protein kinase mTOR-like: MWLSACCTANTKGTKRSRTRTDSYTAGQSVEALDGIDLGETTHKKPGTTVPESIHSFIGDGLVQPEALNKKAIQIINRVRDKLTGRDFSHDDTLDVPTQVELLIKQATSHENLCQCYIGWCPFW